The Pseudomonas sp. MPC6 nucleotide sequence TCAGGGGTGTGCTTCGCGCACCCTGCCACTCCATCCCGGCACCGGTTGCAATACCAGCACCAAGCCGGAAAACCCCAGCACCAGATAGCTGAACACGTGCCAGCGCACCGCCTCCGGCCAGCCGAAGCGCACCGCGAAGTACATCGCACACGCATACAGCGCCGTCATCAGCAGTTGCCCGCGAATATCGCGCCATAGACTGGCAAGGCCCTCGGCCTGAACCAGCACCAAAGCCTGAAAAATCACACACACTGCGGCGAATCCCACCATCAGTGTATTAAGCATGCCCACGATTTCGTCGATCAGCAGCGGTGCCAGGCCGATATGACCCAGCACCGGCAGCAGACCGATATGCAACAGCCACAGGCCGCCCACCCATAACATCTGGTTCAGCTGCCAAAGCATGGCGCCCGCATGCAGCGGGCGCCTTCTTTCAGATGTGACGAACTTCGACAATCTCGTACTCGATAACGCCGCCTGGCGTTTTCACGGCGACCACGTCACCCTCTTCCTTGGCAATCAAGGCGCGAGCCAGTGGCGAACCCACCGAAATCTTGCCGAGTTTGAAGTCAGCCTCATCCTCACCCACGATGTGGTAAGTGACGCGTTCATCCGTCTCGACATTGGCGATTTCAACGGTGGTGCCGAAAATCACTTTGCCGGTGTGAGGAATGGTCGTGACATCGATGATGACCTGGTTCTGAATCCGGCCTTCGATGTCACGAATCCGCGCCTCGACCATCCCCTGCTGCTCGCGGGCAGCGTGGTATTCGGCGTTTTCCTTCAAGTCACCCAGTTCGCGGGCCGTGCCGATGTCCTGGCTGAGCTTCGGACGGATGACCTTGGTCAGGTGAGCGTGTTCTTCTTCCAGGGCTTTGGCACCCTGGACAGTCATTGGGTACTTGATCATGCCTTCAATCCTGCGTGTAGATCCTGCAAGCGACGTACGGTCTTCTCGGGACCGAACTTGAGCGCTTCGCAGATGGCTTCGCCTGCAGCAATGGTGGTGGTGCAGTAGATCTTGTGCTGCAAGGCATTGCGACGAATGGAATACGAATCCGCGATCGACTGACGACCTTCGGTGGTGTTGATGATCAAGGTGACTTCGTCGTTCTTGATCATGTCGACCACGTGCGGACGACCTTCGGTCACCTTGTTCACACGACGCACTTTCAGGCCTGCGGCTTCGATCAGCCTGGCAGTACCGGCAGTGGCGACCACTTCAAAGCCCAAGTTGATCAGATCACGTGCCACGCCTGCAACCAGTGGCTTGTCATCGTCACGTACGCTGATGAACGCGGTACCGCCGGTCGGCAGCACTTCGCTGGCGCCCATCTGGGCCTTGGCGAATGCTTCACCGAAAGTGTCGCCCACGCCCATCACTTCACCGGTGGACTTCATCTCAGGGCCCAGGATCGGGTCCACACCAGGGAATTTGGCGAATGGGAACACCGCCTCTTTCACGCTGTAGAAGTTCGGGATGATTTCCTTGGTGAAGCCGATTTCCTTCAGGGTTTTACCCGCCATCACGCGCGCAGCGATCATGGCCAGGGAAACACCGATGCACTTGGACACGAACGGTACGGTCCGGGAAGCGCGCGGGTTGACTTCGATGACGTAGATGTCTTCGCCTTGCAACGCCAGCTGCACGTTCATCAAGCCGACCACGCCCAGTTCCAGGGCCATTTTCTTGACCTGTTCGCGCATTTCGTCCTGGATGTGCGCAGGCAGCGAGTACGGCGGCAGGGAGCAGGCGGAGTCACCGGAGTGCACGCCGGCCTGTTCGATGTGCTGCATGATCGCGCCGATCACCACGTCGGTGCCGTCGCAGACCGCATCCACGTCCATTTCGATGGCGCAGTTGAGGAAGTGGTCCAGCAGCACGGGGCTGTCGTTGGACACTTTCACTGCATCGCGCAGGTAGCGCTTGAGTTCTTCTTCTTCGTAGACGATTTCCATCGCACGACCGCCCAGTACGTAGGACGGACGCACCACCAGCGGGTAACCGATCTTGCTGGCGGCACGAATCGCTTCGTCTTCGCTGCGCACAGTGGCGTTTGGCGGCTGACGCAGGTTCAGGCGCTCGACCATCTGCTGGAAGCGCTCACGGTCTTCGGCACGGTCGATGGCATCAGGGCTGGTACCGATGATCGGCACGCCGGCTTCTTCCAGGGCACGCGCCAGTTTCAGCGGGGTCTGGCCGCCGTACTGGACGATCACGCCTTTCGGTTTTTCGACGCGGCAGATTTCCAGCACGTCTTCCAGGGTCACTGGCTCGAAGTACAGGCGATCGGAGGTGTCGTAGTCGGTGGACACGGTTTCCGGGTTGCAGTTGACCATGATGGTCTCGTAACCGTCTTCGCGCAGGGCCAGTGCCGCGTGTACGCAGCAGTAGTCGAACTCGATGCCCTGACCGATACGGTTTGGACCGCCGCCGAGGATCATGATCTTGTCGCGGCCCGACGGCGCGGCTTCGCACTCTTCCTCGTAAGTGGAGTACATGTAAGCGGTATCGGTGGCGAACTCGGCCGCGCAGGTATCAACGCGCTTGTAGACCGGATACACGTCGAGCTTGTGACGGTGGCGACGCAGGCTCTTCTCGGTCACGCCCAGCAGCTTGGCCAGACGCATGTCGGAGAAGCCTTTGCGCTTGAGCTTGAACATCATGTCGCGGTCGATGCTGGACAGACCCAGGGTCTTGACCTTCTCTTCTTCCTTGATCAGATCTTCGATCTGCACCAGGAACCACGGGTCGATCATGTTCATGCCGAAGATGTCTTCGACCGACAGGCCGGCGCGGAAGGCGTCAGCCACGTACCAGATGCGCTCGGCACCCGGCACGGTCAGTTCGCGCTTGAGGATGCTCATGCTTTCCGGGTTGCCCAGGTCGAGCTTCTCGTCCAGGCCGCAAACGCCCACTTCCAGGCCGCGCAGGGCTTTCTGCAGGGATTCCTGGAAGGTCCGGCCGATGGCCATGACTTCACCGACCGACTTCATTTGCGTGGTCAGGCGCGCGTCGGCTTTCGGGAATTTCTCGAAGGCAAAACGTGGCAGCTTGGTGACGACGTAGTCGATCGACGGCTCGAAGGATGCAGGCGTAGCGCCGCCGGTGATTTCGTTTTGCAGCTCGTCCAGGGTGTAGCCGATCGCCAGCTTGGCAGCGATACGCGCAATCGGGAAACCAGTGGCTTTCGAGGCCAGTGCCGAAGAGCGGGATACACGCGGGTTCATCTCGATCACGACCATACGGCCAGTGTCCGGGCAGATGCCGAACTGAACGTTGGAGCCGCCGGTTTCCACGCCGATCTCACGCAGTACCGCCAACGAGGCGTTACGCATGATCTGGTATTCCTTGTC carries:
- the carB gene encoding carbamoyl-phosphate synthase large subunit, yielding MPKRTDIKSILILGAGPIVIGQACEFDYSGAQACKALREEGYRVILVNSNPATIMTDPDMADATYIEPIKWQTVAKIIEKERPDALLPTMGGQTALNCALDLEREGVLEKFGVEMIGANADTIDKAEDRSRFDKAMKSIGLDCPRSGIAHSMEEANAVLEKLGFPCIIRPSFTMGGTGGGIAYNREEFEEICARGLDLSPTKELLIDESLIGWKEYEMEVVRDKKDNCIIVCSIENFDPMGVHTGDSITVAPAQTLTDKEYQIMRNASLAVLREIGVETGGSNVQFGICPDTGRMVVIEMNPRVSRSSALASKATGFPIARIAAKLAIGYTLDELQNEITGGATPASFEPSIDYVVTKLPRFAFEKFPKADARLTTQMKSVGEVMAIGRTFQESLQKALRGLEVGVCGLDEKLDLGNPESMSILKRELTVPGAERIWYVADAFRAGLSVEDIFGMNMIDPWFLVQIEDLIKEEEKVKTLGLSSIDRDMMFKLKRKGFSDMRLAKLLGVTEKSLRRHRHKLDVYPVYKRVDTCAAEFATDTAYMYSTYEEECEAAPSGRDKIMILGGGPNRIGQGIEFDYCCVHAALALREDGYETIMVNCNPETVSTDYDTSDRLYFEPVTLEDVLEICRVEKPKGVIVQYGGQTPLKLARALEEAGVPIIGTSPDAIDRAEDRERFQQMVERLNLRQPPNATVRSEDEAIRAASKIGYPLVVRPSYVLGGRAMEIVYEEEELKRYLRDAVKVSNDSPVLLDHFLNCAIEMDVDAVCDGTDVVIGAIMQHIEQAGVHSGDSACSLPPYSLPAHIQDEMREQVKKMALELGVVGLMNVQLALQGEDIYVIEVNPRASRTVPFVSKCIGVSLAMIAARVMAGKTLKEIGFTKEIIPNFYSVKEAVFPFAKFPGVDPILGPEMKSTGEVMGVGDTFGEAFAKAQMGASEVLPTGGTAFISVRDDDKPLVAGVARDLINLGFEVVATAGTARLIEAAGLKVRRVNKVTEGRPHVVDMIKNDEVTLIINTTEGRQSIADSYSIRRNALQHKIYCTTTIAAGEAICEALKFGPEKTVRRLQDLHAGLKA
- a CDS encoding MFS transporter, translated to MLWQLNQMLWVGGLWLLHIGLLPVLGHIGLAPLLIDEIVGMLNTLMVGFAAVCVIFQALVLVQAEGLASLWRDIRGQLLMTALYACAMYFAVRFGWPEAVRWHVFSYLVLGFSGLVLVLQPVPGWSGRVREAHP
- the greA gene encoding transcription elongation factor GreA; translated protein: MIKYPMTVQGAKALEEEHAHLTKVIRPKLSQDIGTARELGDLKENAEYHAAREQQGMVEARIRDIEGRIQNQVIIDVTTIPHTGKVIFGTTVEIANVETDERVTYHIVGEDEADFKLGKISVGSPLARALIAKEEGDVVAVKTPGGVIEYEIVEVRHI